One genomic region from Natrinema caseinilyticum encodes:
- a CDS encoding PAS domain-containing protein, translated as MSTDRVRTSFDEQALITDAGGDVTILHIEDDASLADLVSTYLEREREYFEIVTETDPHDGVERIEEIDVDCIVCDYDMPGMNGLDVLENVRETQPDLPFVLFTGKGSEEIASDAISAGVTEYLQKEVGTDQYTVLANRIEQAVARHRAEQQLERGFRAIETAHDGISLLNEKLEFIYANESYTEIVGYDRSELLGKHFELLYPKDELDRAYEEIIPTSREDKWSGTNYFVRKGGEQIRVEHTVSSTSEDVTICTISRAEEAEVVREELSIKEDAMDVAPIGITISDPSRDDNPIIYANEGCVELTGYPREEILGRNCRFLQGEATRTESVAEIRRAIDAGERVTVDVQNYRKNGDPFVNRLTVVPLFDDDGTLTHFAGFQEDITARE; from the coding sequence ATGAGTACCGATCGCGTTCGAACGAGTTTCGACGAGCAAGCGCTCATCACAGATGCGGGAGGCGACGTTACGATTCTCCACATCGAAGACGACGCGTCGCTTGCCGATCTGGTCTCGACGTACCTCGAACGGGAGCGCGAGTATTTCGAGATCGTTACGGAAACCGACCCTCACGACGGGGTAGAGCGAATCGAGGAGATCGACGTCGATTGTATCGTCTGCGATTACGATATGCCGGGGATGAACGGATTGGACGTACTGGAGAACGTCAGGGAAACGCAGCCGGACCTTCCGTTCGTCCTCTTCACCGGGAAAGGAAGCGAAGAAATCGCGAGCGACGCCATCTCGGCCGGCGTCACCGAATACCTCCAAAAAGAAGTCGGAACGGACCAGTACACGGTCCTGGCCAATCGAATCGAACAGGCCGTCGCCCGTCACCGAGCCGAACAACAACTCGAACGCGGATTCCGTGCCATCGAGACCGCACACGACGGTATCAGCCTGCTCAATGAGAAGTTGGAATTCATCTATGCGAACGAATCGTACACTGAAATCGTCGGGTACGACCGCAGCGAGTTACTCGGCAAACACTTCGAGCTATTGTACCCCAAAGACGAACTCGACAGGGCCTACGAGGAGATCATTCCAACGTCGAGAGAAGACAAGTGGAGCGGAACGAACTACTTCGTCCGAAAAGGTGGGGAGCAGATCCGTGTCGAGCACACGGTTTCGTCGACGTCCGAAGACGTGACGATCTGCACCATCTCGAGGGCGGAGGAAGCGGAGGTGGTGAGAGAAGAGCTCTCGATAAAGGAAGACGCGATGGACGTGGCCCCCATCGGAATCACGATCAGCGATCCGAGCCGGGACGACAATCCGATCATCTACGCGAACGAAGGATGCGTCGAACTGACCGGGTATCCGCGCGAGGAAATCCTCGGTCGCAACTGTCGCTTCCTCCAGGGAGAAGCCACGCGGACGGAATCCGTCGCGGAGATCCGACGCGCTATCGATGCCGGCGAGCGAGTCACCGTGGACGTACAGAATTACCGGAAGAACGGCGACCCGTTCGTAAACCGGCTCACGGTCGTCCCGCTTTTCGACGACGACGGAACGCTCACCCATTTCGCCGGGTTTCAAGAGGATATTACGGCTCGCGAGTAG
- a CDS encoding universal stress protein yields MRPSGRRASETYFPTAGFRYRPTRAIVRRAGDYGAVVMGSHGGDVIDRLFVGNVADKVFEHSPVPVTVVR; encoded by the coding sequence ATGCGGCCGTCGGGACGGCGGGCGTCGGAGACGTATTTTCCGACGGCGGGTTTCAGATACCGGCCGACGCGAGCGATCGTCCGTCGTGCTGGCGACTACGGCGCCGTCGTGATGGGCAGTCACGGCGGCGACGTGATCGATCGCCTGTTCGTCGGCAACGTCGCGGACAAGGTATTCGAGCACTCGCCAGTACCCGTAACCGTCGTTCGCTAA
- a CDS encoding ubiquitin-like small modifier protein 1, with protein MPTEWKLFADLAERAGDRQVTVDASAGDTVGDALEQLLDDAPALADRVLDDDGELRSQINVLRDGTNVLVEAEGLETELDGDDELALFPPVSGG; from the coding sequence ATGCCCACGGAGTGGAAATTGTTCGCCGATCTCGCCGAACGTGCCGGTGACAGACAGGTGACCGTCGACGCCTCGGCCGGAGACACGGTCGGGGACGCACTCGAGCAGTTGCTCGATGACGCACCCGCCCTCGCGGATCGCGTCCTCGACGACGACGGCGAACTGCGATCGCAGATCAACGTGCTTCGCGACGGAACCAACGTCCTGGTCGAAGCGGAGGGGCTGGAAACGGAACTCGACGGAGACGACGAACTGGCGCTGTTCCCACCGGTCAGCGGCGGGTGA
- a CDS encoding TrkA C-terminal domain-containing protein, with amino-acid sequence MVALPVAQIISTETLLQALVRIVGFALLAGGTGAAAAFAYRWYSADEIPEGIAVLAGVTIVALWLNTQTALQRAIIGDTGLLEPGTAVYTVATFVVSAIAADAGRRLGDFAARDVFAVASPRTITEVTQLVRAAGRVVTVEIPDEIGDVDGYDPVDESVKAELEGETFLFPRRLTGEELRERFLARLERDHGIGHVDVDLAADGTIDYLAVGSRPAGIGPTLAPGTVAVALDADPAADASPGDAVRIWLRDGDATRRVAGGELRATTGDVATVALDADAASDLEPGRDYRLVTLPGSPDAERDLVSVLRAADETVTTVPVEPDDPLAGMTVDSLPVLVLALERAADEGDGRDESLAFPASDVRLAVGDVAYVLGRPDALRRVTDRTVAETVGRSHGRTEGGDGNGDRCDRSRTAPDERRTPDREAEHRPGGRTADGSRPRER; translated from the coding sequence GTGGTAGCCCTCCCGGTCGCCCAGATAATTTCCACCGAGACGCTGCTCCAGGCGCTCGTTCGGATTGTCGGGTTCGCCCTGCTCGCGGGTGGAACGGGAGCCGCCGCGGCGTTTGCGTACCGCTGGTACAGCGCGGACGAAATCCCGGAAGGGATCGCGGTGTTGGCCGGCGTCACGATCGTCGCGCTCTGGCTGAACACGCAGACCGCACTGCAGCGTGCAATAATCGGCGATACCGGGCTTCTCGAGCCCGGAACCGCGGTCTACACCGTCGCCACGTTCGTCGTCAGTGCGATCGCCGCCGACGCCGGTCGTCGGCTGGGCGATTTCGCGGCCCGCGACGTGTTCGCGGTCGCCTCCCCGCGGACGATCACCGAGGTCACGCAACTCGTTCGCGCGGCCGGCCGCGTCGTCACCGTCGAGATTCCCGACGAAATCGGCGACGTCGACGGCTACGATCCGGTCGACGAATCGGTGAAGGCCGAACTCGAGGGCGAGACGTTTCTCTTTCCCCGCAGGCTCACCGGCGAGGAACTCCGCGAGCGGTTTCTCGCTCGCCTCGAGCGCGATCACGGGATCGGCCACGTCGACGTCGACCTCGCGGCCGACGGGACAATCGACTACCTCGCGGTGGGGAGCCGGCCGGCGGGGATCGGCCCGACGCTCGCGCCGGGGACCGTCGCCGTCGCGCTGGATGCCGATCCCGCGGCCGACGCCAGCCCTGGCGATGCGGTCCGCATCTGGCTGCGCGACGGGGACGCGACGCGACGGGTCGCCGGCGGGGAACTCCGCGCGACCACCGGCGACGTCGCGACCGTCGCGCTGGACGCCGACGCCGCGAGCGACCTCGAGCCGGGCCGCGACTACCGACTCGTGACCCTGCCGGGCAGTCCCGATGCCGAACGGGATCTCGTCTCCGTGCTCCGGGCGGCCGACGAGACGGTGACGACCGTCCCCGTCGAGCCTGACGATCCGCTCGCGGGGATGACGGTCGACTCGCTGCCCGTCCTGGTGCTCGCACTCGAGCGCGCAGCCGACGAGGGCGACGGTCGCGACGAGTCACTCGCGTTTCCGGCCAGCGACGTTCGACTCGCGGTCGGGGACGTGGCCTACGTCCTCGGTCGCCCGGACGCGCTCCGTCGGGTGACCGACCGAACGGTCGCCGAGACGGTAGGCAGGAGTCACGGGCGGACCGAGGGCGGGGACGGGAACGGCGACCGCTGCGATCGGAGTCGGACGGCGCCCGACGAGCGTCGAACCCCGGATCGGGAGGCCGAGCACCGACCTGGAGGTCGCACAGCCGACGGATCGCGCCCACGGGAGCGGTAG
- the mfnA gene encoding tyrosine decarboxylase MfnA → MQIEPQAFDRVLSSMCTDPHPAARDAAEQFLATNPGDPGTYPNVAALEDDAIALLGEIAGLDDPAGYITSGGTEANIQAVRIARERADTRSPNVVMPESGHFSFRKAADLLGVELRVVPTDDRHRVDLEAVRASVDDDTALVIGVAGTTEYGRVDPIPELGEIAHAAGAMLHVDAAWGGFVLPFTDHEWHFGHAAVDTMAIDPHKMGQAAVPAGGLLVRSPALLDELAVDTPYLESTSQATLTGTRSGAGVASAVAAMEALWPEGYRSQYVRSQNNATWLADALEKRGYRVVDPVLPLVAADVPRSTFDALRGAGWRISRTATGELRIVCMPHVSREMLASFIGDLDRLEVRASVPVASDD, encoded by the coding sequence ATGCAAATCGAGCCGCAAGCGTTCGACCGGGTTCTTTCGTCCATGTGCACGGACCCGCACCCGGCGGCGCGCGACGCGGCCGAGCAGTTTCTCGCGACGAACCCCGGCGATCCCGGCACCTACCCGAACGTCGCGGCGCTCGAAGACGACGCCATCGCCCTTCTGGGGGAGATCGCGGGGCTGGACGATCCGGCGGGCTACATCACCAGCGGCGGGACCGAGGCGAACATCCAGGCCGTCCGGATCGCCCGCGAGCGAGCCGACACCCGCTCGCCGAACGTCGTCATGCCCGAATCGGGCCACTTCAGTTTCCGGAAGGCCGCCGACTTGCTCGGCGTCGAACTCCGCGTCGTTCCGACCGACGATCGACACCGCGTCGATCTCGAGGCCGTTCGCGCGAGCGTCGACGACGACACGGCGCTGGTAATCGGGGTCGCGGGGACGACGGAGTACGGCCGGGTCGATCCGATCCCCGAACTTGGCGAGATCGCTCACGCCGCCGGCGCGATGCTCCACGTCGACGCCGCCTGGGGCGGGTTCGTCCTCCCCTTTACCGACCACGAGTGGCACTTCGGTCACGCCGCGGTCGACACGATGGCGATCGATCCGCACAAGATGGGACAGGCTGCAGTCCCCGCGGGCGGACTGCTCGTCCGTTCCCCGGCCCTGCTCGACGAACTCGCCGTCGATACGCCCTATCTCGAGTCGACCTCCCAGGCCACGCTGACCGGAACCCGTTCGGGTGCGGGCGTCGCGAGCGCAGTCGCCGCGATGGAGGCGCTGTGGCCGGAGGGATACCGCAGTCAGTACGTCCGGTCACAGAACAACGCGACGTGGTTGGCGGACGCCCTCGAGAAACGAGGCTATCGGGTCGTCGATCCGGTGCTCCCGCTCGTCGCGGCCGACGTCCCTCGGTCGACGTTCGACGCGCTCCGAGGGGCCGGGTGGCGAATCTCTCGGACCGCCACCGGCGAACTCCGGATCGTCTGTATGCCCCACGTCTCCCGCGAAATGCTGGCTTCGTTCATCGGGGATCTCGACCGGCTCGAGGTGCGCGCGAGCGTTCCCGTCGCGAGCGACGATTAA
- a CDS encoding GNAT family N-acetyltransferase, with protein MLPDADPSIEIRRATHDDYEAVTAFTSDIWSDRGGDYIPRIYHEWLEDPDETGKKTFLAEVDGEVAGIVQGVMLSPDEAWFQGMRVAADYRRQGVSRRLNDATFEWGREQGATVGRVMVFSWNTVSLGAARASGYVPITEFRFAHPKPDPDADGPDSRRVSSDPTAAWRYWTHSGARDHLDGLGLAPEESWAVRELTRRDFDRLADQTAVFAVESDDGLAGAAYRTRTVERTADGGDEPAGTETWAEYGLGAWTDVDAARSLFAAIARDAAAIGADATRVAVPETARCVTDAAATGADLSEEPDFVLGVDLTSVRSGRNRWG; from the coding sequence ATGTTACCTGACGCCGACCCCTCCATCGAAATTCGCCGCGCGACGCACGACGATTACGAGGCCGTCACCGCCTTCACGAGCGACATCTGGTCGGACCGGGGCGGCGACTACATTCCGCGAATCTACCACGAGTGGCTCGAAGACCCCGACGAGACGGGGAAGAAGACCTTCCTCGCGGAGGTCGACGGCGAGGTCGCGGGCATCGTCCAGGGCGTGATGCTCTCGCCGGACGAGGCGTGGTTCCAGGGGATGCGGGTCGCCGCGGACTACCGTCGGCAGGGAGTGAGCCGTCGGCTGAACGACGCGACGTTCGAGTGGGGGCGCGAACAGGGTGCGACCGTCGGCCGGGTCATGGTTTTCTCGTGGAACACGGTCTCGCTCGGCGCGGCGCGGGCGAGCGGCTACGTCCCGATCACCGAGTTCAGGTTCGCCCACCCGAAACCCGACCCGGACGCCGACGGACCGGATTCGCGTCGCGTCTCGAGCGATCCGACGGCGGCCTGGCGGTACTGGACCCACAGCGGCGCGCGCGATCACCTCGACGGACTGGGGCTCGCACCCGAGGAATCGTGGGCCGTCCGGGAACTCACGCGACGCGATTTCGACCGATTGGCCGATCAGACGGCCGTGTTCGCGGTCGAGAGCGACGACGGGCTCGCGGGCGCCGCCTACAGAACCCGGACCGTCGAACGGACTGCCGACGGCGGCGACGAGCCCGCGGGGACGGAGACGTGGGCCGAGTACGGACTCGGCGCGTGGACGGACGTCGACGCCGCCCGCTCCCTGTTCGCCGCGATCGCTCGAGATGCGGCCGCCATCGGGGCCGATGCGACCCGCGTCGCGGTCCCGGAAACGGCTCGGTGCGTCACCGACGCCGCCGCGACCGGCGCCGACCTCTCGGAGGAACCGGATTTCGTGCTGGGAGTCGACCTGACGAGCGTGCGCTCGGGTCGGAACCGGTGGGGGTGA
- a CDS encoding GYD domain-containing protein, translating to MPTYATLIDIEDRTVQNAQELTSIWGEIKTEFEEHGSELRHSYAALGEYDFLVIFEAADREAAFKSALTLHRHGLEGKTMEIVDTDSFADLVDEI from the coding sequence ATGCCCACCTACGCGACGCTCATCGACATCGAGGACCGCACCGTCCAGAACGCCCAGGAACTGACCTCGATCTGGGGCGAGATCAAAACGGAGTTCGAAGAACACGGCTCGGAACTCCGGCATTCGTACGCCGCCCTCGGCGAATACGACTTTCTCGTCATCTTCGAGGCCGCCGACCGCGAAGCCGCGTTCAAATCCGCGCTGACGCTTCATCGCCACGGGCTCGAGGGAAAGACCATGGAGATCGTCGACACGGACAGCTTCGCGGACCTGGTCGACGAAATCTGA
- the metG gene encoding methionine--tRNA ligase, with product MSHDEFPTDEPAVVTCGLPYANGDLHIGHLRGYIGADAFNRALETLGQDSIYVCGSDMHGTPVAVNAEQEGVDPEDFALEWHHQYEETFPQFNVDFDNYGHTHDETNTEQTQEIVRTLDEQGYIYEKEIQVAYDPDADQYLPDRYVEGTCPYCGAKARGDECDEGCQRHLEPGEVENPTSTITGNPAEYRDRPHKFFEVSEFADFLTEFLDDLEGTSNARNQPRQWIEEGLQDWCITRDMDWGIDYPTAEGDEESDLVLYVWVDAPIEYISSSKQYSERVGADEYDWEQVWKGEGEIVHIIGRDIIQHHTIFWPAMLEGAGYNTPRGIAATGFITINGKGLSTSRNRAIWAKEYLEEGFHPDLLRYYLTTTGGLQQDVDFSWEAFQEKVNGELVGTVGNFWYRSLLFAYRNYEGTPDAAVSEDVRERIEGAIGEVRESVNDYSMRGVGQAATRLAQFGNEYIQRNEPWKLTDDEPETAAQVIRDCVQIAKAVGVLIEPIAPGKAQALWAQLGEEGDIADARLEDALEAPPRTFDEPGELFEQIEDDRVAELTENLEDRIAAAAAGGDESDEADAETESDDTDASESAGMTETDDLEALTEERIGFDDFQELDIRVGRIETAEGIEGADDLARLEVDIGFETRQVVAGIKQLHDLDELPGTKCVLLANMEPAELFGVESNGMILAAGEQADLLTTHGDADLGEKIR from the coding sequence ATGAGCCACGACGAGTTTCCGACGGACGAACCCGCCGTCGTGACCTGTGGGTTGCCGTACGCGAACGGCGACCTGCACATCGGTCACCTGCGGGGCTACATCGGCGCAGACGCGTTCAATCGCGCGCTCGAGACGCTGGGTCAGGACTCCATCTACGTCTGCGGATCGGACATGCACGGGACGCCGGTCGCGGTCAACGCAGAGCAGGAAGGGGTCGATCCGGAGGACTTCGCGCTCGAGTGGCACCACCAGTACGAGGAGACGTTCCCGCAGTTCAACGTCGATTTCGACAACTACGGACACACCCACGACGAGACAAACACCGAACAGACCCAGGAGATCGTCCGAACCCTGGACGAGCAGGGCTACATCTACGAGAAGGAAATTCAGGTCGCGTACGACCCCGACGCCGACCAGTATCTGCCCGATCGATACGTCGAGGGGACCTGTCCCTACTGCGGCGCGAAAGCCCGCGGCGACGAGTGCGACGAGGGGTGTCAGCGCCACCTGGAACCGGGCGAAGTCGAGAATCCGACGAGCACGATCACGGGCAATCCCGCGGAGTACCGCGACCGGCCGCACAAGTTCTTCGAGGTCTCCGAGTTCGCCGACTTCCTCACCGAGTTCCTCGACGATCTCGAGGGGACGTCCAACGCGCGCAATCAGCCCAGGCAGTGGATCGAGGAGGGGCTACAGGATTGGTGTATCACCCGTGACATGGACTGGGGGATCGATTACCCCACCGCCGAGGGCGACGAGGAAAGCGACCTCGTCCTCTACGTCTGGGTCGACGCGCCGATCGAGTACATCTCGAGTTCGAAGCAGTACTCAGAGCGCGTCGGCGCGGACGAGTACGACTGGGAACAGGTCTGGAAGGGTGAGGGCGAGATCGTACACATCATCGGGCGGGACATCATCCAGCACCACACGATCTTCTGGCCGGCGATGCTCGAGGGTGCGGGGTACAACACGCCGCGCGGGATCGCCGCGACCGGCTTCATCACGATCAACGGCAAGGGACTCTCGACGAGCCGAAATCGTGCGATCTGGGCGAAGGAGTACCTCGAGGAAGGGTTCCACCCGGACCTGCTCCGGTACTACCTGACGACCACGGGCGGCCTCCAGCAGGACGTCGACTTCTCGTGGGAGGCCTTCCAGGAGAAGGTCAACGGCGAACTCGTCGGCACGGTCGGCAACTTCTGGTACCGCTCGCTGCTCTTCGCCTACCGGAATTACGAGGGGACGCCGGACGCGGCGGTATCCGAGGACGTCCGAGAGCGCATCGAGGGCGCGATCGGCGAGGTTCGCGAGAGCGTCAACGACTACTCCATGCGAGGGGTAGGGCAGGCCGCGACCAGGCTCGCACAGTTCGGTAACGAGTACATCCAGCGCAACGAGCCGTGGAAGCTCACTGACGACGAGCCCGAGACGGCCGCGCAGGTCATCCGGGACTGCGTCCAGATCGCCAAGGCGGTCGGCGTCCTCATCGAGCCGATCGCCCCCGGCAAAGCGCAGGCGCTGTGGGCCCAACTCGGTGAAGAAGGCGATATCGCGGACGCCCGCCTCGAGGACGCGCTCGAAGCCCCGCCACGGACGTTCGACGAACCGGGCGAACTCTTCGAGCAGATCGAGGACGACCGGGTCGCGGAACTGACCGAGAACCTCGAGGACAGGATCGCGGCGGCCGCGGCCGGCGGCGACGAGTCGGACGAGGCCGACGCGGAAACCGAAAGCGACGACACCGACGCGAGCGAATCCGCGGGTATGACGGAGACTGACGATCTCGAGGCGTTGACCGAGGAGCGAATCGGGTTCGACGACTTCCAGGAACTGGACATTCGCGTCGGCCGGATCGAGACGGCGGAGGGTATCGAGGGCGCGGACGACCTCGCGCGACTCGAGGTCGACATCGGTTTCGAGACCCGACAGGTCGTCGCGGGGATCAAGCAACTCCACGACTTAGACGAGTTGCCGGGGACGAAGTGCGTCCTGCTCGCGAACATGGAACCCGCCGAACTGTTCGGCGTGGAGTCGAACGGCATGATCCTCGCGGCCGGCGAGCAGGCGGATCTGTTGACCACGCACGGGGACGCGGACCTCGGCGAGAAGATCAGGTAG
- a CDS encoding potassium transporter TrkA, translated as MQSLPVEVLLGIYLGLLTGIVPAFVAGSLGFLVRYFTGVTLPGFGVVVLALSIASVQGGLLGLVEPTIAQSPRLLVAVLVVLMLALYAHNQGDRLGAELPRRLSLTSLRQRTLSADVVELVGSVGQVTVRPAGEIRDIEGYPPLSPDLRQTIKAGSWRLPADLPISELESRLEERLRTDHDLADVDIAISERARATIAAAPPSGTLSRRVSAGERAVSFATVIPTGLAPGDEVTVGSGDRSIPGTVLSVRTAVDDEHDSAAVPVDVATDGGEDVEPVVPSSRPTVGTAGGPGRVTLAVARRNVKSILEATSPRLVVRSRGTSREFEAFALVKRDGNAIRRLTVGPTGAKADATELDGSVSSADVTVLAVRRQGSETDGRRHGWVFGPGIERRLEAGDEAFVAGPAEATEAFVEALAR; from the coding sequence ATGCAATCGCTTCCGGTCGAAGTACTGCTCGGCATCTATCTTGGGCTCTTGACCGGTATCGTCCCCGCGTTCGTCGCCGGCTCGTTGGGCTTTCTCGTCCGATACTTCACCGGCGTTACGCTGCCGGGATTCGGTGTCGTCGTCCTCGCGCTCTCGATCGCCAGCGTCCAGGGCGGCTTGCTCGGCCTCGTCGAGCCCACCATCGCCCAGTCGCCGCGGCTGCTGGTTGCCGTGCTGGTCGTCCTCATGCTCGCGCTCTACGCTCACAACCAGGGCGACAGACTCGGGGCCGAACTCCCCCGCAGACTCTCGCTTACCTCTCTCAGACAGCGAACGCTCTCTGCCGACGTGGTCGAACTCGTCGGCTCGGTCGGCCAGGTGACGGTCAGACCCGCCGGCGAAATCCGTGACATTGAGGGGTATCCACCGCTGTCGCCCGACCTCCGACAGACCATCAAGGCGGGTTCGTGGCGACTGCCCGCCGATCTCCCGATCTCGGAACTCGAGTCCCGGCTCGAGGAACGGCTGCGAACCGATCACGATCTCGCTGACGTCGACATCGCCATCAGCGAGCGGGCGCGAGCCACGATCGCCGCGGCGCCGCCGTCCGGAACGCTCTCGCGGCGCGTATCGGCGGGTGAGCGTGCCGTCTCGTTCGCGACGGTGATTCCGACGGGGCTGGCTCCCGGCGACGAGGTGACGGTCGGGTCAGGCGACCGTTCGATACCGGGAACGGTACTGAGCGTCCGGACGGCGGTCGACGACGAGCACGATTCGGCCGCGGTTCCTGTCGACGTCGCAACCGACGGCGGCGAAGACGTCGAGCCCGTCGTCCCGTCGTCGAGACCGACCGTCGGGACCGCTGGCGGACCCGGCCGCGTCACGCTCGCGGTCGCGAGACGGAACGTGAAATCGATCCTCGAGGCCACCTCACCGCGGCTCGTCGTGCGCTCGCGCGGGACCAGCCGGGAGTTCGAGGCGTTCGCGCTCGTCAAACGTGACGGGAACGCCATCCGTCGGCTCACCGTCGGTCCGACGGGAGCGAAAGCCGACGCCACCGAACTCGACGGGTCCGTCTCGTCGGCGGACGTGACGGTCCTCGCGGTGCGACGGCAGGGCAGCGAAACCGACGGCCGACGTCACGGCTGGGTGTTCGGGCCCGGCATCGAGCGCCGCCTCGAGGCGGGCGACGAGGCGTTCGTCGCTGGACCGGCGGAGGCCACCGAAGCGTTCGTGGAGGCGCTCGCCCGATGA
- the gatD gene encoding Glu-tRNA(Gln) amidotransferase subunit GatD has product MNPGDRVRVDRADRTYEGVLLPSSTDEHLVVKLEGGYNVGIDRDDADVSVLAEDVYEIDGTDATGPDEAETDGVSSKIEFDDDLPTISLLSTGGTIASTVDYRTGAVTAQFDAEDVLRAVPDLAGRANYRGRVVANILSENMEPPLWKDLARAVHEEIEAGADGVVVMHGTDTMQYSAAALAFMLETPVPIVFTGSQRSADRPSSDNVMNAVSAVEAAKSDCAEVLVCMHASESDDVCALHRGTRVRKNHTSRRDAFETVGAAPLGRVDYETETVSFRREYQERGAVDLAIEPALEDGVELLKFTPGMDPAFLDVVSGSEGLIVEGTGLGHVHTDLIPRIEDLVDDGTTVVMTSQCLEGRVCDRVYDTGRDLLEAGVLEGGDTLPGTAKVKLMWALANSDDVEEAMGTSLAGEIQARSVPWE; this is encoded by the coding sequence ATGAATCCAGGCGACCGCGTCCGCGTCGACCGCGCGGATCGCACGTACGAAGGCGTGTTACTCCCCTCGAGTACGGACGAGCACCTCGTCGTGAAACTCGAGGGGGGCTACAACGTCGGTATCGATCGGGACGACGCCGACGTGTCCGTCCTCGCGGAGGACGTCTACGAAATCGACGGGACGGATGCGACGGGCCCCGACGAGGCCGAGACCGACGGCGTCAGTTCGAAAATCGAGTTCGACGACGACCTCCCGACGATCTCGCTGCTGTCGACCGGCGGCACGATCGCCTCGACGGTCGACTACCGTACCGGCGCGGTGACGGCGCAGTTCGACGCCGAGGACGTCCTGCGCGCCGTCCCGGACCTCGCGGGCCGCGCGAATTACCGCGGCCGCGTCGTCGCCAACATCCTCTCGGAGAACATGGAGCCGCCCCTGTGGAAGGATCTCGCCCGGGCCGTCCACGAGGAGATCGAAGCCGGCGCCGACGGCGTGGTCGTCATGCACGGCACCGACACGATGCAGTACTCGGCCGCCGCGCTCGCGTTCATGCTCGAGACGCCGGTCCCGATCGTCTTCACCGGGTCCCAGCGCTCGGCGGACCGACCCTCGTCGGACAACGTGATGAACGCCGTGTCGGCCGTCGAAGCGGCCAAGAGCGACTGTGCGGAGGTGCTGGTCTGTATGCACGCCTCCGAGAGCGACGACGTCTGCGCGCTCCACCGCGGGACCCGCGTGCGGAAGAACCACACCTCGCGTCGGGACGCGTTCGAGACGGTCGGGGCGGCGCCGCTGGGCCGCGTCGACTACGAGACCGAGACCGTCAGCTTCCGACGGGAGTACCAGGAGCGCGGCGCGGTCGATCTCGCGATCGAACCGGCGCTCGAGGACGGCGTCGAACTCCTGAAATTCACGCCCGGCATGGATCCCGCCTTCCTCGACGTCGTCTCTGGCTCCGAAGGGTTGATCGTCGAGGGTACCGGTCTCGGCCACGTTCACACCGATCTCATTCCGCGGATCGAGGACCTCGTCGACGACGGCACGACGGTCGTCATGACCAGCCAGTGTCTCGAGGGCCGAGTCTGCGACAGGGTCTACGACACCGGGCGGGACCTGCTCGAGGCGGGCGTACTCGAGGGCGGCGATACGCTGCCCGGGACGGCAAAGGTCAAGCTGATGTGGGCGCTCGCGAATTCGGACGACGTCGAGGAGGCGATGGGGACGTCGCTGGCCGGCGAGATTCAGGCGCGGTCGGTCCCCTGGGAGTAG